Within the Calditrichota bacterium genome, the region AATGACTTCGGCGTCCTCCCGCCCGCGGGCAGCGAGCGAGGTCGGAAGACGCATGAAGCACCCCAGGCAGGTGTCGTCCTTCACCGGCACGATGGCGCGTTTGTAGCGAGCTTTGAGCCGCTCGTAGGTTGCGTAGAGCGGCTTTCCAATTTTCTCCCTGAGCTCCTCGCGTGCCTTTTCCAACTTGTCAAGGGAGGGTGTCTCAAAGCCCAGTTGCTTGACGTCCTCCACTTCGCGGATCATCATGTCCAAGTCTTGCAAGGCCACCAGGAGCTCCAACTGCTTCTTGACCATCACTCTTCTCCCTTGATGACGGCGACGAATTCCGCAAAGCTCTCCGCCGCCAGTAGGCGCTTACGATTCTTGCTCTCGTTGACCAGTTCCACCAGTCTGCCCAAGGCTGGGAGGTAGCGGCTGTTCAACTCTTGCGGCGGGGCCAGCACCATGAAGAACAGCTGGGCCGGCTTACCGTCGATGGAATCAAAGTCGATGGGGGCCGCGCTCCTGCCGAAGGCAATGCTCACGTCGGGCACGGCAGTGGATCTCCCGTGGGGGATGGCTACCCCCTTGCCGATGCCGGTGCTGCCCAAGCTCTCGCGCTTGTGCAGCATCTCGAGGACGATGGCCCGATTCCTGATTAGCCCCTCCCGCACAAAGGTATCCAGGAGTTCTTCCAGGACCTCATCCTTGTTCTTTGCCCGCATCGGCACTATGAAACGCTGTTCAGAGAAGAGCCGAGCCAATTCTTCGCGCGTCATTCCTTAACCTCCTCGGATGGGGACAGCTGCAGGGGCTGGTCGTCTTGGCGCTCGGCGTCGATGACTCTCCGCACCGCCGGGACGATAAAGACCTGGTCGAGCTCAAGGCGGCTCAACTCGCGGGCGATGATGCGGATCTTCTTGCGGGTCGGCAGTGCTGCATTGGCAATGAGCAGGCGTTGGTCGTCCACCCGGCACAGACCGCCATCAAAGTCGCCCTTCTCGTAGCGCAGCTGGATACCCAATTGCGCCACTACCTCTTCCAGGGAATGCAGCAAGTCCTGATCCTTCATGGTCCTACAGATACCGGTCGAAATTGCGGCGACGCATGGCGTCCACCAGCTGTTTGACCTCTTGGGAACGCTGACGTGGGCAGATGAGCAGCGCATCCTCGGTGTCAACCACCACGAGGTCGTTGACACCCAGCAGGGCAACCAGCTTGTTGGGCGCCCACACGTAGCAGCCGCGCGCCTCGTAGCTGGCCAATTCCCCTTCGCTCACGTTGTCCTGGTGGTCGCGCCGCCCCAGCTTGTAGACTTCATCCCAACTGCCCACATCGCTCCAGCCAAAGTCGCCCTTGAGCACCACGATGTTGTCGGACTTTTCCATGACCCCGTAGTCGATGGAGATGCTGCGCGTCTGGCGGTAGACGCGCTCAATGACCTTTCGCTCCGTCTTCTTGCCGAGGTGGCGGTCAATCTCGCACAGCCCCTCATAAAGCTCCGGCAGCTTGCTTTCGATCTCGGCAAGGATACGGCTCACTTTCCAAACGAAAATGCCACTGTTCCACAAAAAGTCGCCACTGGCCAAGAACTGCTGCGCGTATTCCAGAGACGGCTTTTCGGCGAAAGTCTTGACGGCATAGCACGACACCCCGGCGAGCCTCTGCAGTTCAGTGGTTTCGTGCTGGATATACCCATAGCCAGTGGCCGGATAGGTGGGCTGAATGCCGATGGTCACCAGGCAGTCGCGGGTGCGGGCGATGATTTCTGCCGCCTTCAGGACTTTGCGGAACGCCCGTTCCCGCGCCACCACATGGTCGGCAGGCATGGCGACCATCACCGCCTCGGGATCTATGCGGCGCAAATAGAGGGCGCCCAAACCGATGCACGGGGCGGTATCCTTGCCGCGCGGCTCGGCGATAATCTGCTGCGGCGACAGCTCAGGCAGTTGCTGGGCGAGGATCTCGCGCTGTGCCTCCAAGCAGATGACGAAGATCTTGTCGCAGGGCACCAGGCCGGAAAGTCGTGCTATGGTATCCTGGATCAGCGACCGCTGCCCGAAAATGTTCAACACCTGTTTCGGTCGGCGCATGCGGCTCCGCGGCCAAAAACGCGTGCCTACGCCCCCGGCCATGATGAGAGCAAACATGCGGTCATGCCTCCTGAAGGCAGATAAGAATCATCTTCGCTCGGGCACAAAAAAAACCACGGCGTCTGCCCTGCACCTGAGCAGGGCCGCCGTGGTTGTCAATCACGGTTCACTGGAGCTCATCGATGTGAGACTGATGCCTCGCCCACCAACGGCTGCTGTCATTCTCGGATCAAGCGGCTCGTGTGTGTCGCCCCACGTGCTTACTCTGGGCACCACTGTTCATCACAAACTTGCGGGCTTCAAAGGAGTTGTTCGATCCTGTCCACAATGCGCTGTTTGGAAATAGAGCCCACAAGCTGGCCGGCCACCTTGCCATTCTTGAAGAAGAGCACGGTGGGGATCATCGCCACGCCAAAGCGGCTGGCGAGCCGGTTGTTCTTCGTGACGTCCACATTTCCCACCTTCACCCTACCGTTGTACTCGTCGGCCACCTCGGCAATGACCTGTGCCACCGTGCGGCACGGGGCACACCATTGCGCAGAAAAGTCCACCACCACGACCCCGGGGGCGGACGTCACCTGCTCACCAAAGTTTGCTTCGCTTAGCTCCAGTAGCTGGCCCATGCACGTGCTCCTCCTCTTTCGCACAAAAGTGGCATGCTAAAATATCACTCCCGCGCAAAAATAGCAAGGACTTTTTTCCCGTCAACCGCTCTTTTGTGGGAGGTTCAGCACCAGGAGGCGTGGCTCGGTCATCTCCTCGATGGCATATTTCAGCCCCTCGCGACCAAAACCGGAGTCCTTGACGCCGCCGTAAGGCATGTGGTCGATCCGGAAGGTGGGGTAGTCGTTGACCACCAGCCCGCCGACCACGATCTCGTCGTGCGCTTGCATGATCAGACGGATGTCGTTGGTAAAAACGGCCGCCTGCAGACCGAAGCGGGACTCGTTCACTGCCGCCACGGCCTCGTCGAAAGTCTCGTACGGATCGACGGTAACAATTGGCGCAAAGACCTCCTCGCTGCGCACCTTCATGTCGGGCGTGGTCTTGGTCAGCACGGTGGGCTCCAGCATCGCCCCGTCGCGCTCACCGCCGGTCAGCAGTTGCGCGCCAGCCGCCAAGGCCTCTTGGATCCACTGCTGCGCGGTGATGGCCGCCTGCTCGGTAATCATCGGCCCGCACACTGTGTCCGGATCGGCCGGGTCGCCCACCATGGTCTTGCGCGTCGCCTCAAGGAGCCGTTCAGTAAAGCCATCGAAGACGCGTCGGTGCACGAAAATGCGTTGCACGGCGATGCACACTTGCCCCGCATAAGCGAAGCCTCCGAGTGCCAGCCGCGACGCGGCAAAA harbors:
- the trxA gene encoding thioredoxin — translated: MGQLLELSEANFGEQVTSAPGVVVVDFSAQWCAPCRTVAQVIAEVADEYNGRVKVGNVDVTKNNRLASRFGVAMIPTVLFFKNGKVAGQLVGSISKQRIVDRIEQLL
- a CDS encoding PTS sugar transporter subunit IIA: MTREELARLFSEQRFIVPMRAKNKDEVLEELLDTFVREGLIRNRAIVLEMLHKRESLGSTGIGKGVAIPHGRSTAVPDVSIAFGRSAAPIDFDSIDGKPAQLFFMVLAPPQELNSRYLPALGRLVELVNESKNRKRLLAAESFAEFVAVIKGEE
- a CDS encoding mannose-1-phosphate guanylyltransferase — its product is MFALIMAGGVGTRFWPRSRMRRPKQVLNIFGQRSLIQDTIARLSGLVPCDKIFVICLEAQREILAQQLPELSPQQIIAEPRGKDTAPCIGLGALYLRRIDPEAVMVAMPADHVVARERAFRKVLKAAEIIARTRDCLVTIGIQPTYPATGYGYIQHETTELQRLAGVSCYAVKTFAEKPSLEYAQQFLASGDFLWNSGIFVWKVSRILAEIESKLPELYEGLCEIDRHLGKKTERKVIERVYRQTRSISIDYGVMEKSDNIVVLKGDFGWSDVGSWDEVYKLGRRDHQDNVSEGELASYEARGCYVWAPNKLVALLGVNDLVVVDTEDALLICPRQRSQEVKQLVDAMRRRNFDRYL